The DNA segment TTTCTTGGGTATGTCTTGATTTCTGTTATGCATTCTCAACGACAGTCTGTTTTTGAAATCTAGACTATGTATAGGATAAGCTTTCTGTTATAGGTTTTAAACCTGAAGTGTAATAGTTGTACCTTAAAgaatattttgtttcttttgctttacCCAAGAACTCGATAGCATCACTCCATATGTAAATGGTGTTTTAGTGATTGGTTCGTAAGCTTTTGCTTGCTTGATTCTGGTTTTATTAATGTATAAGAtgttagatttaatttttgaaattaaCCAACTGTCATTTCCTATGGTTGATTAAGGGAAAAAAAAGTAGACACAAGAAACCTGTTCCCCCCCCCCCTCTAGGTTTCTGCTTCTAGAATGTCTGCATCTATTGTTCTTGTTTGTTGATAGTTCGTACCTTTGCTTTGTTCATCAAACTTTTCCTTATCCATTGTATATTGTCAATCAATTTTCTTCAAGTAGATTATTATTGAATCTGTTGACAATATTTTGCTTTAAGCTGCATCCATAGTGTGTGTTGATCCTAAATGTAATGTCAGATTATAGGTTTTGTTGGAGTCCGAACCAAGTGCTACAGTTTGGTTTGCTGATCTTTATGAATGTTTGCTCTAGCACCTATGCGACCCTGTGGTCAATAAAGTGGGTGAAAATCATGGGAGACCAGGGTTCACATCTTGGTAGAGACAAAATGTTGAGCTATTTCTTTTCATCTATCTTAGCTTTAGTGTATAGAGTCACCCATACATGTATTAGTGGAATAGTTGCAGCGCGTGTAAGTTGGCATGAATATCACCGCtatttaaaaacaaaaggaaTATTTGGTCTAGCCCCCAACGTGAGAAAGAACGGCTTATATATTACTCCATTGTTGTTTCCGGgctaaggtaggggtaaggtctgcgtacacactaccttcctCAGATTCCACGGTGTGGGATAATATtgggtatgttgttattgtttccgGGCTTCAAACTACCGGCAGCAGTTTATTCTTGTACTCTGAGGATATGTACTGGTTGCTATTTGCAAAATACTAGATCAGAAAGTCCAAAATACTAGGTCAGAAAGTTTCTCAGCGTGTTATCATACTTGGTCCCTGAATCACGAGTAAGTGAAactcataaataaataaatacagtATTCTTGCTGCCCCCACTCCCCAATAACGAATGACCTAGAACAAGGCAATTTATCCTTTCACTTCCCCAGCTTGAATCTCGTTCAATCCATAACCGCGAGTAGGAAGTGGAATTAATACAAAGGATTCAAAAAGAAAATTATAGTGGCTAGGAAAGCTCCGAAGTAGCCACTCTGTTAAGCTTGCTTAAAATGTTATTCGCCGGTGGGTAATCAAAATGAATCCAATTACTGGGATTTGATACTTCTAAGTTCTATCTCTAAATTGTGTTACGCTTGaagatgttattttattatgagtattGGTATATATTTATATGACGACTTGACTAGTCGAATGAACACTTGCGACGGGAATATGAGCTCCATATTTGAATTGAGATTTCCGATCTGCTGATTAGTTTAGCAATCTCTTATTCGTTCATCTTCTGATGCAACGAGCTACTCAGTATTTGGTGGGATTTTGGATATAGTTTCTAGTTTAGAACAATCTCTGAGTTACAGAAATTGATAATCATACTCATATTTCCTTTATGATAAATCGATTGATGGTTACATTTGGTTCTTTTAGGCATTTCGATAGGTTCTGCCTTTAACCACGAAAACGAATTTGACAGTTATCTCTGAATTTGAAAGTTATCTCCAGATTCCGAACGAGAGAGAGGATGAAGAAGGAGGTTTGCTGTTGTTTGCGAGGTCGAGTGGCAGAATTCCTGATTCAATCAGCTCATGAGCTTCAAGTTTCACCCATCGTCAAATACTCGGCACTCTCACTTTTCGTAGATCGATTCTACCCATCTCTAATTTCCAGACAAGGAATTAACGATGCTGCTAAAACCTGGCTCTTACAGCTGCCTCTCAGAGAAAGCAATTTGCAGCTATTTGCCCTCGTTGCACTATggatctcaaccaaaatacaCGATTCTCCCCCCCTTCACGTCAAATGTTTCAAGTCTTTAGCCGACAACACCATTACAGAGCAGCATTTTACAACAAAGGATTTTCTAGAAGCTGAGTTAGTGCTAATGCAGGTTTTGAAATTTGAGATTGGTATGTTAAGAAGCATTGCCTTCAGATTCTTAGAAGATCTAATTACCAAATTGAGGGAAGTTGCTAGAGTTGGAGAGCAATTAAATATTGAAGCTTGTATGGATATTATGGACTTACTCTATGAAAAGGGGGAGATTTCATCTTTTAATACTTCTCCCCGTCATCATGCCGCGTCTATAATGGTTGTTGCATATTTGATCACAGTTCCAGTACAGAAGAGTGAATTCCCCATTCTTCTATGGGTTAAGTTTGTAACTTCGTGCAATGAGGAGGATATTCTGGACACTGTTAGAAACATTTTAACTCATgtgcttgaagcttgaaagttGAATCTGTAACTGTGAAGAGATCAATGATATATTTTCACAGAGCTGATCTTTACCAAAGGCCtctatatatgtaatggaacaaaaAGAATTTTCCATACCAAAGTGTTGTATTTTCATGTAACAATTCAAACATTCAAGAAGACTAGTCTTGTAGTTTAATTTGGACATGGATCAATCTATGTTTTGAACTAAGTAAATCTATGGCGGATTCTCAGGGGAATCACATGTATAAATGAACTACTCTATTCATGACTCATGTATAGTTGACAACTAAAAATTCAAGAGGACTAGTGTTGAAGTAAATTTGTGAAACACCGTAAATTTTGAACTAGGCAAATCGATGTCAGATACTTTAGTAGATGACATGGGCAAATGAACGACAGTATTCAAGCTCGAGTATCATTGCATTGAGCTCCATGGTGCCGGAGAAAGAAGTAGCAAAGCCATTCCCAGCATACCAAGCTGAAGCTTCTAATCTGTCTTCTTCCCTTTCTTAGGTGCTGGTGCTGGTGCTGGTGCTGGATATGGATACAAGAGAATTTGACTCAAGATGGTACCATTCATCAGTATACCAATCACAGATCCCATGACAACTGCAAACAAAATCAAACTTGGGAGTTAAAAGGGCAGGATTGATCAAGTTACAATTTTATCATATGTCCCGAAGTGACAGGATTGATCAAATTACAAAGATCATATAATGATAGGATGTGAATTGGCACCATTACAGAGGATAGAAAATGAGGCTTTTCTTGTTCACTTTAAAATCCTGTCGGCTAGAAAATCCTTCTTCCAAAAGAATAGCATTTCAGATATCTTAGAAGTGAGAACACCAGTTTAAGCATATTTGAAGCGCGTAAGGATTCAGCTAGCAAATGGACACGTCTCCTCAACTATGTATGTCCAAAATCTTTCACATCAGCTCATATCAACTAAGAAAACTCCTCTTTtagtattttgaattttcttagtATTTTCAACTACCTGCACTATTAAAGGTTATTCTTTATTTATCGCATTCAAGTAATTTGTTCACTCCAGTTCTAATTCCCAAGGCTGCATGTATACTTCCAAATAAATGCTATAAAACAACCGTGAAGGTCACAAGAAGATTTAGTTCTTCTCCATCTGCATCTCCAAACACCATAACTACAGGAAGGAATAAAACATGAGTGATATTGATCTAAAAAATATTCAATACAAGCTCATCTAGTGTTTTCaattaaattttcttttcttttcccctaAAACATCTTAACGGTACTTGATTTGGACAAACTGAGCTGATGTCACATTCTACTCTAGCAGAAGAGAATTGGTAACATAGTAATTAGCAGTGATGGTGATACAGCAGAACCATTAAGTATATCAATCATTGTTATGCACATTTGAAAAATTAGATTATATTGCAAAATAAGAATGCATCAGTTTTATGATTCTGGAAATAAATTACGCCACAGTGGTTCCATATCCAGCGAGCACTTTGCATAATTATATGGAGGTTTAgataaaagaaaatcagagcATACCACTCATTGGAGCTTTCTCTTGTAGGCTGGTAAACACTCTAACTGCCATATAGAGAGGAAAAGAGCGGGTGAGAACTTCAACATTTTGTAAGTGCAACCAGAAGTTCAATGGTCAACTTACCCATGGAACCACCAAAGTTCATAAAAAAGGTTAAAAAGCTTAGCTCCCCAGTACTTCTGTTCTGCTCAAACAACATTAAGGATAAAAAAGAATTATTAAATTAAGTAGCTGGCAGAAAAGAATGACTTCAGCAAAAATGTAACTGCACGTGAGTGATTCTTGTCGAACATCATTGGATAAATGAATCTAAGAATTCAATCAGGTATGAAACTTCATGTGTACTTGCATGGACGGTCACTGATTTTATCTCACTTATTTATCATCTGCTTTAAAAGCATTCACATAAGAGCTCCCTCCCTCTCATTACAATTCCATCACATTTGGCATGATTTCCATTGACAGAGTAGAAAATATTCAAGCAATATAGTGCATAGCAAGGAAACTGCATGTTACAACATTTACTTATTAAACACAGCATGTTTCAGTATGAATCAAGTTTCAGATAATTAACATCCCAAAAGAGTTGACATGTTACATACACAATGACAAGTCGTCAAACCATAAGTGAAAAGTTTAATGCTACCAGAAGCAAAAAGTTTATAGGTAAAACGGCATCACATTATTAGAAACCAGGCAACACTCCATATGTCAAGTCAAATCTGCAAAAGTACCATCTGTTATCTCCGCTCTCAACATCACAGCAATATTAAAATGAGAACCATCATCACACGAATAAGTACCTTAAAATTCTTCCAGATTTGTGGAATtcttgcaaaaagaaaaattgcaTGCTGAGAGGCCTGCCAAAAATTATTCCAAGACAAGAATGAGCCGTGGTATACTCTTTCTGTGGAATCCACTTATGAAAGAGGAATCTATATCTTTGGAGCATTGTAGGCTACCAAAACAAAGAATTACTAATTGAGGGTAGGAGAGCTAAAATATTTTACAGACCGGAATTATAAGTCACCACTTACATATAAGGCCTCAAATAGGATTGGATCAATTTGACCTGCCAAAAGAGTTGGAGCTACAGCACAATATCTATTTATTTAAATAGGAGGAACAACAGATTCTAATTCCATCTGAAGAAGCACCTAAAATTAACAAAAAAGAGTAGTCTAAATGGCTAATTTATACGGAATACTTTTTACGAAATCAAAGGTGGAGGAGGTAGGATACAATAATGCTCTAATCCATGTCTTTGTTCCCAAAGGCTGAGAAAAATAATATATGACCGCAACCAAAATGATAGCTGCAACAAGTAAAAAAGCACAAGATGATCTTGCAGTCTTGCAgacctaaaataaataaataaacaaaagtatCTCCTTCAACATCATCAATTCAACATGGTTTGAGCGTATTACCCATCAGCAAAATATTTCCACATACTTGACTCAACAAAAAGAATCAAAGCCGCAAATGAAGGGTGCTTTGCAAAATTAAAGTATATTTCACTAACAATTTGAACTTATAGACGAGACATGTCTCACAATTTAAGAAAACATACGAAACTAAGAAATTGAGATATTGAAGTGCAATGAAATGAAGGTGATTTACTCTATCGACAAAGGAGTGAATAACCAAACTACCATATCATAGCATTTGCCATGAACTCAAAAAAGGTAAATTGGGCTGAATGGGTACAATCTAGATATTCGTTCAAACGCTTAAGAAAAACCATGGTATGATGATGTCATGGATTGAGCTTAAATGAAGCAATAGGcgaccccaacttgtttgggactg comes from the Nicotiana sylvestris chromosome 4, ASM39365v2, whole genome shotgun sequence genome and includes:
- the LOC104238987 gene encoding cyclin-J18, with product MKKEVCCCLRGRVAEFLIQSAHELQVSPIVKYSALSLFVDRFYPSLISRQGINDAAKTWLLQLPLRESNLQLFALVALWISTKIHDSPPLHVKCFKSLADNTITEQHFTTKDFLEAELVLMQVLKFEIGMLRSIAFRFLEDLITKLREVARVGEQLNIEACMDIMDLLYEKGEISSFNTSPRHHAASIMVVAYLITVPVQKSEFPILLWVKFVTSCNEEDILDTVRNILTHVLEA
- the LOC104238985 gene encoding mannose-P-dolichol utilization defect 1 protein homolog 2-like, which produces MKMVELKFLGMDFGCVMGSLSKGEFPEKDCLLPLISKLLGYAIVAASTTVKLPQILKILQHKSVRGLSVVSFELEVIGYTIALAYCLHKGLPFSAFGEYVFLLIQAIILVAVIYYFSQPLGTKTWIRALLYCAVAPTLLAGQIDPILFEALYASQHAIFLFARIPQIWKNFKNRSTGELSFLTFFMNFGGSMVRVFTSLQEKAPMSVVMGSVIGILMNGTILSQILLYPYPAPAPAPAPKKGKKTD